From a single Herbiconiux sp. SALV-R1 genomic region:
- a CDS encoding glycosyltransferase family 2 protein produces the protein MTLDIMMPFWGRPDHFREAVRSVLAQTVSDWRLVIVDDVYPDEEPGRWAASLGDPRVEYRRNAVNLGVGGNFRECVRLVEHERAVLMGCDDRMHPRYVERVAELVAEHPEAAIVQPGVEVIDSEGRVAHPLADRVKGLLRFGGTGPRMFGGERLFTSLLHGNWAYFPSLVWRADDLRRFGFRPGFDVVQDLALLSDIVLDGGALLLDDEVVFSYRRHAGSVSSLKGPDGAKFVEESALFAELASRASARGWPRAARAATLHVTSRLNALTELPAALRAHDPASRRALLRHALG, from the coding sequence GTGACCCTCGACATCATGATGCCGTTCTGGGGTCGCCCCGACCACTTCCGTGAGGCGGTGCGAAGCGTGCTGGCGCAGACGGTCTCCGACTGGCGGCTGGTGATCGTCGACGACGTCTACCCCGACGAGGAGCCGGGCCGCTGGGCGGCGTCGCTCGGCGACCCGCGGGTGGAGTACCGGCGCAACGCGGTGAACCTCGGCGTGGGCGGCAACTTCCGGGAGTGCGTGCGGCTGGTCGAGCACGAGCGGGCCGTGCTCATGGGCTGCGACGACCGGATGCACCCGCGGTACGTCGAGCGGGTGGCGGAGCTCGTGGCGGAGCACCCCGAGGCGGCGATCGTGCAGCCCGGGGTGGAGGTGATCGACTCGGAGGGCCGGGTCGCGCATCCGCTCGCCGACCGGGTGAAGGGGCTGCTGCGCTTCGGCGGCACGGGGCCGCGGATGTTCGGCGGCGAGCGCCTGTTCACCAGCCTCCTCCACGGCAACTGGGCCTACTTCCCGTCGCTGGTGTGGCGGGCCGACGACCTCAGGCGCTTCGGGTTCCGGCCCGGCTTCGACGTGGTGCAAGACCTCGCGCTCCTCTCCGACATCGTGCTCGACGGGGGTGCGCTGCTGCTCGACGACGAGGTGGTGTTCTCGTATCGCAGGCACGCGGGCAGCGTGTCGTCGCTCAAGGGGCCCGACGGGGCGAAGTTCGTCGAGGAGTCGGCGCTGTTCGCCGAGCTCGCCTCGCGCGCCTCGGCCCGCGGGTGGCCGCGCGCCGCGCGCGCCGCCACCCTGCACGTCACCTCGCGCCTCAACGCGCTCACCGAGCTGCCCGCGGCGCTCCGCGCCCACGACCCGGCCTCCCGCCGCGCCCTCCTCCGCCACGCCCTCGGCTGA
- a CDS encoding LCP family protein has translation MHSPVRHGRQRTPTARGLVFRFIGITVAVGITSTLAVVGYAVTSISSTFHEAAVDIGGESPPPPPPFLGAIEGGFNLLIVGSDNDEDQGDEYGERDAVLNDVNILVHVAADHRNAVVVSLPRDMMMPQPECDASDAVEAQPLNAAWARGGENGLGCVVAAVRSLTGLDIPYAMETSFNGVIAMSNAVGGVDVCVTDVTQDDYTGLYLEPGHHVLVGRDALAFLRTRHGVGDGSDLTRIGSQQQYLASLLRTIKSTSTLSDPVKVYGLAQAVAQNITPSTSLRGADTLISLALALKDIDLSRVVFVSYPVTAWVDDPNRVQPNEELAAQLVERIASDQAIALDAGAITSSSTVGDTADPASPAAPAAPPASSSPDVIEGLKGQTAAEQTCANPFSG, from the coding sequence GTGCATTCCCCCGTTCGGCACGGACGGCAACGCACCCCCACCGCTCGGGGTCTCGTCTTCAGGTTCATCGGCATCACCGTCGCCGTAGGGATCACATCGACGCTCGCTGTTGTGGGCTACGCCGTCACCAGCATCTCGTCGACGTTCCACGAGGCAGCCGTCGACATCGGCGGGGAGAGTCCGCCGCCCCCTCCGCCGTTCCTCGGGGCCATCGAAGGCGGCTTCAATCTGCTCATCGTCGGCAGCGACAACGACGAGGACCAGGGCGACGAGTATGGCGAGCGCGATGCGGTGCTGAACGACGTGAACATCCTCGTGCACGTCGCGGCCGACCATCGCAATGCCGTGGTGGTCAGCTTGCCGCGCGACATGATGATGCCTCAGCCGGAATGTGACGCATCGGATGCGGTGGAGGCGCAACCGCTCAATGCGGCCTGGGCGCGGGGAGGCGAGAACGGGCTGGGGTGCGTCGTCGCTGCGGTGCGGTCTCTGACCGGTCTCGACATCCCGTACGCGATGGAGACGTCGTTCAACGGCGTGATCGCCATGAGCAACGCCGTCGGCGGTGTTGACGTCTGCGTCACGGACGTGACCCAGGACGACTACACCGGGCTGTACCTGGAGCCGGGACATCACGTGCTGGTCGGTCGGGATGCGCTCGCCTTCCTGCGCACCAGGCATGGCGTGGGCGACGGCAGCGACCTCACCCGCATCGGCTCGCAGCAGCAGTACCTCGCTTCGCTGCTGCGGACCATCAAGAGCACGAGCACCCTGAGCGATCCCGTCAAGGTCTACGGACTCGCTCAGGCCGTCGCTCAGAACATCACCCCTTCGACCAGCCTCAGGGGCGCCGACACCCTCATCTCCCTCGCGCTGGCGCTGAAAGACATCGACCTGTCGAGGGTGGTGTTCGTCTCCTATCCGGTCACCGCGTGGGTCGATGATCCAAATCGCGTGCAGCCGAACGAGGAACTGGCGGCGCAACTGGTGGAGCGGATCGCTTCCGACCAAGCGATCGCCCTCGACGCGGGCGCGATCACCTCGAGCTCGACTGTCGGAGACACCGCCGACCCGGCGAGCCCCGCCGCCCCGGCCGCGCCTCCCGCTAGCAGCTCGCCCGACGTCATCGAGGGCCTCAAGGGCCAGACCGCCGCCGAGCAGACCTGCGCCAACCCGTTCAGCGGGTAG
- a CDS encoding LCP family protein, whose product MHRDDQNSHEAPVRHGRLSAASPVALVLRTLGIAVAVVVVSTLVVVGYAVSSISSTFQEAAVDIGGDAPQPAPPFLGAIEGGFNLLIVGSDNDENQGDEYGERDAALNDVNILVHVAADHRNAVVLSLPRDLVIPQPECDDSDAVSAQPLNAAWGRGGANGLGCVVATVRSLTGLDIPYAMETSFNGVIEMSNAVGGVDVCVTDVMHDDYTGLYLTPGHHLLAGADALGFLRNRHGVGDGSDLARIGSQQQYLSSLLRTIKSSSTLSDPTKVYGLAQAVAQNITPSTSISDTDTLVSLALAMKDIDLSKVVFVSYPVTAYVDDPNKVQPVDELAAELMQRLATDQPFTLDADSTTTGSTLEGDATADPAAPATPAAPPASDAPTDSPDTPDVIEGLKGQTAAEQTCANPFSE is encoded by the coding sequence ATGCATCGCGACGACCAGAACTCCCACGAAGCCCCCGTCCGACACGGCAGGCTCAGCGCGGCATCACCCGTGGCGCTGGTGCTGCGCACGCTCGGCATCGCGGTGGCGGTCGTGGTGGTGTCGACGCTGGTGGTGGTGGGCTACGCCGTCTCGAGCATCTCGTCGACCTTCCAGGAGGCGGCCGTCGACATCGGGGGAGACGCACCGCAGCCCGCACCGCCGTTCCTCGGAGCCATCGAGGGCGGCTTCAACCTGCTCATCGTCGGCAGCGACAACGACGAAAACCAGGGCGACGAGTACGGCGAGCGCGACGCCGCCCTGAACGACGTGAACATCCTGGTGCACGTCGCCGCCGACCACCGCAACGCCGTGGTTCTCAGCCTGCCGCGCGACCTCGTCATCCCGCAGCCGGAGTGCGACGATTCGGATGCGGTCTCCGCCCAGCCCCTCAACGCGGCCTGGGGCAGGGGCGGCGCGAACGGCCTCGGGTGCGTCGTGGCGACGGTGCGCTCGCTCACCGGCCTCGACATCCCGTACGCTATGGAGACCTCGTTCAACGGCGTGATCGAGATGAGCAACGCGGTCGGCGGCGTGGATGTCTGCGTCACCGACGTGATGCACGATGACTACACGGGGCTCTACCTCACCCCGGGGCACCACCTGCTCGCGGGTGCCGATGCGCTCGGGTTCCTGCGCAACAGGCACGGCGTGGGCGACGGCAGCGACCTCGCGCGCATCGGGTCGCAGCAGCAGTACCTGTCGTCGCTGCTGCGCACGATCAAGAGCTCGAGCACGCTCTCCGACCCCACCAAGGTGTACGGACTGGCGCAGGCCGTGGCGCAGAACATCACGCCGTCGACGAGCATCAGCGACACCGACACCCTCGTTTCGCTCGCCCTGGCGATGAAGGACATCGACCTGTCGAAGGTGGTGTTCGTCTCCTACCCCGTCACCGCCTACGTCGACGACCCCAACAAGGTGCAGCCCGTCGACGAGCTCGCCGCCGAACTCATGCAGCGCCTCGCCACCGACCAGCCCTTCACCCTCGACGCCGACTCCACCACCACCGGCTCCACCCTCGAGGGCGACGCCACGGCCGACCCCGCCGCCCCCGCGACGCCCGCGGCCCCTCCCGCGAGCGACGCCCCCACCGACTCGCCCGACACCCCCGACGTCATCGAGGGCCTCAAGGGCCAGACCGCCGCCGAGCAGACCTGCGCCAACCCCTTCAGCGAGTAG
- a CDS encoding glycosyltransferase, with the protein MSRSSGSSQVRASVCMATYNGSAYVAEQIESIVAQLGPDDELVVVDDCSTDDTASVVVATAERLGESRILLTKTDSNVGYVRAFEAAIRRARGRYVFLSDQDDVWTPGRHEAMIAGLSRSLVVAANHSILGRNGARLWYPPLRAAQSRRRVANLFALLVGYRPYFGCAMGFRREAIAGGILPIPSYVTESHDIWIAITGNVRGSIRHLDEVVVERRLHGSNQTPLGIRGLPTILRARIMFLRLIAEATRRATAARRNRDRARLTG; encoded by the coding sequence GTGAGCCGGTCGTCGGGGAGCTCGCAGGTGCGGGCGAGCGTGTGCATGGCCACCTACAACGGGTCGGCGTACGTCGCCGAGCAGATCGAGTCGATCGTCGCCCAGCTGGGCCCCGACGACGAGCTCGTGGTGGTCGACGACTGCTCCACCGACGACACCGCCTCGGTGGTCGTGGCGACGGCGGAGCGTCTCGGTGAGTCGCGCATCCTGCTCACCAAGACCGACTCGAACGTGGGCTACGTGCGGGCCTTCGAGGCCGCCATCAGGCGGGCCCGCGGCAGGTACGTCTTCCTCTCCGATCAGGACGACGTGTGGACCCCCGGGCGGCACGAGGCCATGATCGCCGGCCTCTCCCGCTCGCTCGTGGTCGCCGCGAACCACTCCATCCTCGGCCGGAACGGCGCGCGGCTGTGGTACCCGCCGCTGCGGGCCGCCCAGTCGCGTCGCCGCGTCGCGAACCTGTTCGCGCTGCTCGTGGGCTACCGGCCCTACTTCGGCTGCGCGATGGGGTTCCGGCGGGAGGCGATCGCAGGCGGCATCCTGCCCATCCCCTCCTACGTCACCGAGTCGCACGACATCTGGATCGCCATCACGGGCAACGTGCGCGGCAGCATCCGTCACCTCGACGAGGTCGTGGTCGAGCGGCGCCTGCACGGCTCGAACCAGACCCCCCTCGGCATCCGGGGCCTGCCCACCATCCTCCGCGCCCGCATCATGTTCCTCCGCCTCATCGCCGAGGCCACCCGCCGCGCCACCGCCGCCCGGCGGAACCGGGACCGAGCGCGGCTCACAGGATAA
- a CDS encoding glycosyltransferase, which translates to MNDDVAAVVTAFAPGGGLVALVRSLLPQVTRVVVVDDGSDPRFDPVFDEVRAAGALVVRHPGNRGIAAALNTGIRAAKADAVEAPGFFVTFDQDSEVSPDFVSCLVGTAREAAAAGLRVGLVAPSEVEGLPSPVAGYRKGFLLGSTPIQSGLLIPRETIARVGLFAEPLFIDGVDTDFALRVAREGLVVVLSPATRLGHSLGRRHRPTVLGRPVTVGGEPLALVYSAPFRYYYLVRNRILLNRMHGRGRLAWSVRETVADLRHVAIVQLFVPGRGRRAAAALAGLRDGWAGRTGRIPDALERAVSGER; encoded by the coding sequence GTGAACGACGACGTCGCCGCGGTCGTGACGGCCTTCGCACCGGGGGGCGGCCTCGTCGCACTGGTGCGCTCCCTCCTGCCGCAGGTCACCCGCGTGGTGGTGGTCGACGACGGCAGCGACCCGCGGTTCGACCCCGTCTTCGACGAGGTGCGGGCGGCGGGCGCCCTGGTGGTGCGCCACCCCGGGAACCGCGGCATTGCGGCGGCGCTCAACACGGGCATCCGCGCCGCGAAGGCCGACGCCGTCGAGGCCCCCGGCTTCTTCGTCACCTTCGACCAGGACTCCGAGGTCTCACCCGACTTCGTGTCGTGCCTCGTCGGCACCGCCCGCGAGGCCGCTGCGGCGGGCCTCCGGGTGGGCCTCGTCGCCCCCTCCGAGGTGGAGGGCCTGCCCTCCCCCGTCGCCGGGTACCGCAAGGGCTTCCTGCTCGGCTCCACCCCCATCCAGTCGGGCCTGCTCATCCCGCGCGAGACGATCGCGCGCGTCGGCCTGTTCGCCGAACCGCTGTTCATCGACGGCGTCGACACCGACTTCGCGCTGCGGGTGGCCCGGGAGGGCCTCGTCGTGGTGCTCTCGCCCGCCACCAGGCTCGGCCACAGCCTCGGCCGCCGGCACCGCCCGACCGTGCTCGGCAGACCCGTGACCGTGGGCGGCGAACCGCTGGCCCTGGTCTACAGCGCGCCCTTCCGCTATTACTACCTGGTGCGCAACCGCATCCTGCTGAACCGGATGCACGGCCGCGGCCGCCTCGCCTGGAGCGTTCGCGAGACAGTCGCCGACCTGCGGCACGTGGCGATCGTGCAGCTGTTCGTGCCCGGGCGCGGGCGCCGCGCCGCCGCCGCGCTCGCCGGGCTCCGCGACGGCTGGGCGGGCCGCACGGGCCGCATCCCCGACGCGCTGGAGCGCGCCGTCTCCGGGGAGCGCTGA
- a CDS encoding glycosyltransferase family 2 protein, which produces MPTALERTLVVMPAYNEEEAVGDVVREVFQKVPGASVLVVDDGSRDATARVAQAAGATVLRLPINLGVGGAMRAGFKYALSKGFSNVVQVDSDGQHDPAGIAELVDRLADHDLVLGARFAGVGDYTVRGPRKWAMQVLSGILSRLTRTRLTDTTSGFRASGPRAVALFARHYPSEYLGDTVESLVIASRSGLSVTQVPVAMRARAGGVPSHNPYKAAVYLGRAGMALFVALIRPRLPLERTVAPLDEALTA; this is translated from the coding sequence ATGCCGACCGCCCTCGAACGTACGCTCGTCGTGATGCCCGCGTACAACGAGGAGGAGGCCGTGGGCGACGTGGTGCGCGAGGTGTTCCAGAAGGTGCCGGGCGCATCCGTTCTCGTCGTCGACGACGGGTCGCGCGACGCGACGGCACGGGTGGCGCAGGCCGCGGGGGCCACGGTGCTGCGGCTGCCGATCAACCTCGGTGTGGGCGGCGCGATGCGCGCGGGCTTCAAGTACGCGCTGTCGAAGGGCTTCTCGAACGTGGTGCAGGTCGACTCCGACGGGCAGCACGACCCGGCGGGCATCGCCGAGCTGGTCGACCGGCTCGCCGACCATGACCTCGTGCTGGGCGCCCGGTTCGCGGGAGTCGGCGACTACACCGTGCGCGGGCCGCGCAAGTGGGCGATGCAGGTGCTCTCGGGCATCCTGAGCCGGCTCACCCGCACCCGCCTCACCGACACCACCTCGGGCTTCCGCGCCTCCGGCCCGCGCGCCGTCGCGCTGTTCGCCCGGCACTACCCCTCGGAGTACCTCGGCGACACCGTCGAGTCGCTCGTCATCGCCTCGCGCTCGGGGCTCAGCGTCACCCAGGTTCCCGTGGCGATGCGCGCGCGGGCGGGCGGCGTGCCCTCGCACAACCCCTACAAGGCGGCGGTCTATCTCGGCCGCGCCGGCATGGCCCTGTTCGTCGCGCTGATCAGGCCGCGGCTGCCGCTCGAACGAACCGTCGCACCCCTCGACGAGGCCCTCACCGCATGA
- a CDS encoding DUF2304 domain-containing protein: MSVASYLLGIVAALITLGVVVESLRRRHLRERHAIWWLLAGTVALVIGIFPGILGFLSGLVGVTVPSNLVFFLSIAVLFFVSIQHSGELTELEGETRTLAEAVALQELRISELERALAESQRASVETPRALAESQRASVDDAGADSPAAGTPGTDPGRA, translated from the coding sequence ATGAGCGTCGCGAGTTACCTGCTCGGCATCGTCGCCGCCCTCATCACGCTCGGCGTGGTCGTCGAGTCGCTGCGCCGCCGGCACCTCAGGGAGCGGCACGCCATCTGGTGGCTGCTCGCCGGCACGGTCGCGCTCGTCATCGGCATCTTCCCGGGCATCCTCGGGTTCCTCTCGGGGCTCGTCGGGGTGACGGTGCCGTCGAACCTGGTGTTCTTCCTCAGCATCGCCGTGCTGTTCTTCGTCTCCATCCAGCACAGCGGCGAGCTCACCGAGCTCGAGGGCGAGACCCGCACCCTCGCCGAGGCGGTGGCGCTGCAGGAGCTGCGTATCTCGGAGCTCGAGCGCGCCCTCGCCGAGTCGCAGCGCGCCTCCGTCGAGACGCCGCGCGCCCTCGCCGAGTCGCAGCGCGCATCCGTCGACGATGCCGGTGCCGACTCCCCCGCCGCCGGCACCCCAGGCACCGACCCAGGAAGAGCATGA
- a CDS encoding DUF2142 domain-containing protein: MTAVPATPAARPRSVLRWLLLPWLLLALLGTLWALATPIGGSPDEPAHVVKAGSVVRGELLPERMIASGGVLDVPAALDWEYEQGCFAFYADTPASCAPEFTGDPGEIVESHSSASLYNPVYYWLVGWPSLALPDTTGIYAMRIMSAVLCSFFVAASLFLIGFWRSRRIPTLAVLAGLTPIALYLMGTVNPNALEYTGGLAMFTAMLSITLQPDPKRLPARLALLTTAAVLVSNTRGISPLWVAVLLVVPLLLLTGRELVALLRRPAVIVSIVVIVAGAAVSAWWTLRSNSLGTAPSAGPSVVPDNEGVGLSPIEGFFGLIGNFYQQLRQMVGILGWLDTTLHPVVYYISYALFALLVLGVVLWVRGRRLVFVIALALVFFFAPPVVQAFYVTQGGFIWQGRYTLVLLMALLVGMAAAIATSPRFLARPTPKLLPVLAWVGAGAWAFATAYAFATTMRRFASGYATDWPAMLEPDAWVPPLGSFTLIALYAVVTAAFGLTVVLLGRDRRPRDAGAAGPAGPAGPEREPLAAGTV; this comes from the coding sequence ATGACCGCAGTTCCCGCCACGCCCGCCGCCCGCCCCCGTTCCGTGCTGCGCTGGCTGCTGCTGCCGTGGCTGCTGCTGGCCCTGCTCGGCACGCTGTGGGCGCTCGCCACCCCCATCGGCGGCTCGCCCGACGAGCCCGCGCACGTGGTGAAGGCCGGGTCGGTGGTGCGGGGCGAGCTGCTGCCGGAACGGATGATCGCCTCGGGCGGGGTGCTCGACGTTCCGGCCGCGCTCGACTGGGAGTACGAGCAGGGCTGCTTCGCGTTCTACGCCGACACCCCCGCGTCGTGCGCACCCGAGTTCACGGGCGACCCCGGCGAGATCGTCGAGAGCCACTCCTCGGCGAGCCTGTACAACCCCGTCTACTACTGGCTGGTCGGCTGGCCGTCGCTCGCGCTCCCCGACACCACGGGCATCTACGCCATGCGCATCATGAGCGCGGTGCTCTGCTCCTTCTTCGTGGCGGCCTCGCTGTTCCTGATCGGATTCTGGCGCTCGCGCCGCATCCCGACCCTCGCCGTGCTGGCGGGGCTCACGCCCATCGCGCTCTACCTCATGGGCACGGTGAACCCGAACGCGCTCGAGTACACGGGCGGGCTGGCGATGTTCACGGCGATGCTCTCCATCACCCTGCAGCCCGACCCGAAGAGGCTCCCCGCGCGGCTCGCCCTGCTCACGACGGCGGCGGTGCTGGTGTCGAACACGAGGGGCATCTCGCCGCTCTGGGTGGCCGTGCTGCTCGTGGTGCCGCTCCTTCTGCTCACCGGGCGCGAGCTCGTGGCGCTGCTGCGGCGGCCGGCCGTGATCGTCAGCATCGTCGTGATCGTCGCCGGGGCGGCCGTGAGCGCGTGGTGGACGCTGCGCAGCAACTCGCTCGGAACCGCACCGAGCGCGGGCCCCTCGGTGGTGCCCGACAACGAGGGCGTGGGGCTCAGCCCGATCGAGGGGTTCTTCGGCCTCATCGGCAACTTCTACCAGCAGCTGCGCCAGATGGTCGGCATTCTGGGTTGGCTCGACACCACGCTGCATCCGGTGGTCTACTACATCAGCTACGCCCTGTTCGCGCTGCTCGTTCTCGGGGTGGTGCTCTGGGTGCGCGGGCGGCGGCTGGTGTTCGTCATCGCGCTGGCGCTGGTGTTCTTCTTCGCGCCGCCGGTGGTGCAGGCGTTCTACGTGACGCAGGGCGGCTTCATCTGGCAGGGGCGGTACACGCTCGTGCTGCTGATGGCGCTGCTCGTCGGCATGGCGGCGGCGATCGCCACCTCACCGCGCTTCCTGGCCCGGCCCACGCCGAAGCTGCTGCCGGTGCTGGCGTGGGTGGGCGCCGGCGCGTGGGCCTTCGCCACGGCGTACGCCTTCGCCACCACGATGCGCCGCTTCGCCTCGGGCTACGCCACCGACTGGCCGGCGATGCTCGAGCCCGACGCCTGGGTGCCGCCGCTCGGCTCGTTCACCCTCATCGCGCTCTACGCGGTGGTGACGGCGGCCTTCGGCCTCACCGTCGTGCTGCTCGGGCGCGACCGGCGGCCGCGCGACGCCGGAGCGGCCGGCCCCGCGGGGCCCGCAGGGCCCGAGCGCGAGCCGCTCGCTGCCGGAACGGTATGA
- a CDS encoding NAD(P)-dependent oxidoreductase — protein MTDLSRQRVIVTGGAGFIGCALAERLAGKAEKWVVVDSLHPQVHQVQERPAALVEAAELIVGDVTDPAVWETVLAEIEPTVVIHLAAETGTAQSLNEATRHAHVNVVGTTVMLDALSARGIVPERFLLSSSRAVYGEGAWEKSSGEVYYPGQRSHAQFEAAQWDFPDAKPLASRAAVTVPAPTSVYGSTKLAQEHVLSAWVNARDTTLTTLRLQNVYGPGQSLSNPYTGIVSLFSQLAQRGESIPIYEDGLITRDFVYIDDVADAFVAALALPAEEASIVGDVGSGVGTTIMQLAEAIAAYHQAPAPHITGKYRDGDVRHAECTIDDTLRMLDWEPRWPVDRGVAGLQSWIAEQTGR, from the coding sequence ATGACTGATCTCTCCCGCCAGCGCGTCATCGTCACCGGAGGTGCCGGCTTCATCGGCTGCGCCCTCGCCGAGCGGCTCGCCGGGAAGGCGGAGAAGTGGGTCGTGGTCGACTCCCTCCACCCCCAGGTGCACCAGGTGCAGGAGCGCCCCGCCGCGCTCGTCGAGGCGGCGGAGCTCATCGTCGGCGACGTCACCGACCCGGCCGTCTGGGAGACCGTGCTGGCCGAGATCGAGCCCACCGTCGTCATCCACCTGGCTGCCGAGACCGGCACCGCGCAGTCGCTCAACGAAGCCACCCGGCACGCGCACGTGAACGTCGTCGGCACCACCGTCATGCTCGACGCGCTGAGCGCCCGGGGCATCGTGCCCGAGCGCTTCCTGCTGTCGTCGAGCCGCGCCGTCTACGGCGAGGGCGCCTGGGAGAAGAGCAGCGGCGAGGTCTACTACCCGGGCCAGCGCTCGCACGCCCAGTTCGAGGCGGCGCAGTGGGACTTCCCCGACGCGAAGCCCCTCGCCTCCCGCGCCGCCGTCACCGTGCCGGCGCCCACCAGCGTCTACGGCTCCACCAAGCTCGCGCAGGAGCACGTGCTCTCGGCCTGGGTGAACGCCCGCGACACCACGCTCACCACCCTGCGCCTGCAGAACGTCTACGGCCCCGGCCAGTCGCTGTCGAACCCCTACACCGGCATCGTGTCGCTGTTCTCGCAGCTCGCCCAGCGCGGTGAGAGCATCCCGATCTACGAAGACGGCCTCATCACCCGCGACTTCGTCTACATCGACGACGTCGCCGACGCCTTCGTCGCCGCGCTCGCGCTGCCGGCCGAGGAGGCCTCCATCGTCGGAGACGTCGGCTCGGGAGTCGGCACCACCATCATGCAGCTGGCCGAGGCCATCGCCGCCTACCACCAGGCGCCGGCGCCCCACATCACGGGCAAGTACCGCGACGGCGACGTGCGCCACGCCGAGTGCACCATCGACGACACCCTGCGCATGCTCGACTGGGAGCCCCGCTGGCCCGTCGACCGCGGTGTCGCGGGGCTGCAGAGCTGGATCGCGGAGCAGACCGGGCGGTAG